The DNA window TACGGGACCGATTCCTCGTCCCGATAGATCACGCCTTGGTACTCGGTGTCGTCGTCCATGATCTTCGCCTCGGCGGCGTCACGATCGGACGAGTCGTGATCGGTCTCGTCGAGGTCGACGATCGCGTCCCGGAAGTAGTCGTAGGTGTCGACGTCGTTGAACGTCACACACGGACTGTAGACGTTGACGAACCCGAACCCGTCGTGCTCGACGGCCTCCTGGACGATCTCGGTGTGGCGCTGGGCGTCCGAGGAGAACGACTGGGCGATGAAGCTGCCGTCGGCGGCGAGCGCGAGCGCGAGCGGGTTGACCGGGGCCTGTTTCGGGCCCTCGGGCGAGGTCGCGGTCTCGAAGTCCTCGCGACTGGTGGGCGAGAACTGCCCCTTCGTGAGGCCGTAGATCCGGTTGTCCATCACGACGTAGGTCATGTCCATGTTTCGTCGGACTGCGTGGACGAAGTGACCAGCGCCGATGGAGTAGCCGTCGCCGTCGCCGCCCGAGACCATCACTTCGAGGTCGGGGTTCGCGCTCTTGACGCCGATGCCCACCGGCAGCGCGCGGCCGTGGACGCCGTGGAGCGCGTAGCTGTGCATGTACGTGCCGATCTTGCCCGAGCAGCCGATGCCCGCCACCACGAAGGTGTTGTCGGGATCGTTGCCGGTGTTGGCGAGCGCCTTCATCATCCCGTTCATCGTCCCGAAGTCGCCGCAGCCGGGACACCACGTGGGCTGCTTGTCGGACTTGAAGTCGGTGAATCTGACGTCTGAACTCATGTGGGGACCTCCTGGGTCGCGTCGAGTTTCTCGGTGATCCGCTCGGCCAGTTCGTCGGCCTTGAACCGCACGCCGTTGTACTTGTTTATCCGTTTGACCCGGGTAAGGGTGTCGCCTTCGACCACGTCGGCGAACTGCCCGGTCGCATTGCACTCCACCACGATGACCTCGTCGGCGGCCTCGATCTCCTCGGTGAGGTCGGGCCGGGGGAACATGTACGGCACCGAGAGGAAGCGAACGTCGATGTCGGCCTCGTCGAGGAAGCCGATCGCCTCGCGCATCGCGCCCTCGTTCGATCCCCACGAGAGCACGAGCGTATCGGCATCGCTGTCGCCGAACTCGCGGTAGTCCCAGTTTTCTTCCTCCTGGGCGGTCTCGACCTTCTGGTTGCGTTTGTCGACCTGTTCGATCCGAACCTCCTGCTCCTCGGTCCGGCGGCCGAGTTCGTCGTGTTCGAGCCCCGTGGTCATGTGTGCGCCACCCGACGTTCCGGGCAGCGTGCGCGGGCTGATACCGTCGGCGGCCGGGAAGTGGGGCTGGAACTGGTCGCTGTCGTTGAGCCACGAATCGATCTCGTTCTCGTCGACGAGCTTGCCGCGGTCGATTTCGACACTGTCCATGTCGAACTCCTCGGGTTCGAACGTCTGTTCGGTGACCGCAAGTGCGAGATCGCCCACCAGATAGACCGGGGTCTGGTACTTCTCGGCGAGGTTGAACGCCTCGATCGTCTTGTGGAAACACTCCGACACCGTGGTCGGCGCGACCACGAAGCGGGGGATCTCGCCGTGACCGCCGTACAGGAGCATGTCGAG is part of the Halococcus agarilyticus genome and encodes:
- a CDS encoding 2-oxoacid:ferredoxin oxidoreductase subunit beta — translated: MSSDVRFTDFKSDKQPTWCPGCGDFGTMNGMMKALANTGNDPDNTFVVAGIGCSGKIGTYMHSYALHGVHGRALPVGIGVKSANPDLEVMVSGGDGDGYSIGAGHFVHAVRRNMDMTYVVMDNRIYGLTKGQFSPTSREDFETATSPEGPKQAPVNPLALALAADGSFIAQSFSSDAQRHTEIVQEAVEHDGFGFVNVYSPCVTFNDVDTYDYFRDAIVDLDETDHDSSDRDAAEAKIMDDDTEYQGVIYRDEESVPYNERHGLDENMAEIPDGAPEDATDLVREFY